The proteins below come from a single Halobacillus salinarum genomic window:
- a CDS encoding LTA synthase family protein, which yields MKQAMQKVGAGIAFVVGNLFISLLVLSIYQWASHSFQTNPAIDWVQVHTKFFGMLVLIGGGLLLLTVPLQLKLLVKIQEHKVLMRGCKILILLVMLIASAVFVNFIFQAAEEFMHPDRAIDWIQENRARFLIGVLYLFLFACLFYFVFGNVYLSMILFTTVGTALAYVHYNKMNFRSEPLYPADFQQLGHMKEVLPMIAGYLSFGRITAVLVAIVILLFLVPFLPKIKTVWWARLVLIPVTAFLLYSCTYYESTFVKQGLEKLEIKAVGWNQLTNFKKNGFLFAFVSNLQGDQFKEPDKYNKSQVTEIAQELQKESAVSVFNPDTKPKEKPNIIYLMSEAFWDPTRLPNVTFSADPMPHIRKLMKEYPSGNILSPMFGGGTANVEFEALTGYSMAFLKEGTIPYQEMIEKQPPVPTLVSTLNNMGYYTTAYHPNNKVFYKRNRVYDRFGFNDFISVEDITFKKYSGRYVADESVSKEILKVLKDHKEPTFVHSVTMQNHFPYRGDRYEHPDIEVSGLSKEQTPVLEEYVEGIRRSDVAMQMLVDELEQLDEPTIVVFWGDHLPILGDNKALYKETHFAEGKSKAEEDVMYSKTPMFMYANFPIEQKDLGTVSPVFFPSMVLQYAGLEVSPFYSFLSEVHSEFNGIKSNVKLDDENQIITDLTDKQKQLLNQYRLLEYDLLAGKQYTESLLYNGNP from the coding sequence ATGAAACAAGCTATGCAAAAGGTCGGCGCCGGTATTGCGTTCGTGGTGGGAAATCTATTTATCTCGTTGCTGGTTCTATCGATTTATCAGTGGGCGAGTCATTCGTTTCAAACCAATCCAGCAATCGACTGGGTTCAAGTACATACAAAATTTTTCGGGATGCTCGTATTAATTGGAGGAGGGTTGCTGTTATTAACAGTCCCTCTCCAGTTGAAGCTGCTGGTAAAGATCCAGGAGCATAAAGTCCTTATGAGAGGATGTAAAATCCTCATCTTACTCGTGATGCTCATTGCTTCCGCAGTTTTTGTGAACTTTATTTTTCAAGCAGCAGAGGAATTTATGCACCCGGACAGGGCAATCGACTGGATTCAGGAAAACCGTGCCCGCTTCCTGATCGGTGTGCTCTATTTGTTTTTGTTTGCCTGTCTGTTTTATTTTGTTTTCGGAAATGTGTATTTATCGATGATTCTTTTTACCACAGTAGGAACTGCACTTGCTTATGTCCATTACAACAAAATGAACTTTCGCAGCGAGCCCCTTTATCCGGCTGACTTTCAACAGCTTGGCCATATGAAGGAAGTGCTGCCGATGATCGCTGGTTACTTATCGTTTGGACGGATTACGGCTGTCCTTGTGGCTATTGTCATCCTGCTGTTTTTAGTGCCGTTTCTCCCGAAGATCAAAACGGTTTGGTGGGCGAGACTAGTGCTCATTCCTGTCACTGCATTTCTCTTGTACAGTTGTACGTATTACGAAAGCACTTTTGTTAAACAAGGGTTGGAGAAGTTGGAGATTAAAGCGGTAGGCTGGAACCAGCTTACAAACTTTAAGAAAAATGGCTTTCTGTTTGCCTTTGTCTCGAATCTTCAGGGTGATCAGTTTAAAGAGCCGGACAAGTATAACAAATCACAAGTCACAGAAATTGCCCAGGAGCTCCAAAAGGAAAGTGCGGTCAGCGTTTTTAATCCGGATACAAAACCTAAGGAAAAACCTAATATCATTTATTTAATGAGTGAGGCGTTTTGGGATCCGACAAGACTTCCGAATGTTACATTCAGTGCGGATCCGATGCCTCATATCAGGAAACTGATGAAAGAGTACCCATCCGGAAATATTTTGTCCCCTATGTTTGGCGGTGGCACGGCTAATGTAGAATTTGAGGCACTGACAGGGTACTCCATGGCCTTTCTAAAAGAAGGAACGATTCCTTATCAGGAGATGATCGAAAAACAGCCGCCTGTCCCTACGTTAGTGTCGACACTGAACAATATGGGCTATTACACGACCGCTTATCATCCGAATAATAAAGTGTTTTATAAGCGGAACCGCGTGTACGACCGGTTTGGGTTTAATGATTTTATCAGCGTGGAGGACATTACCTTCAAGAAATATTCGGGCAGGTATGTGGCTGATGAATCTGTGTCGAAAGAAATATTGAAGGTACTTAAAGATCATAAGGAGCCGACCTTTGTTCATAGCGTAACGATGCAGAATCACTTTCCGTACCGCGGTGATCGCTATGAACATCCGGATATTGAAGTTTCAGGATTATCTAAAGAGCAGACACCGGTACTTGAAGAATATGTCGAAGGAATCCGCAGATCGGACGTAGCCATGCAGATGCTGGTTGACGAGCTTGAACAATTGGATGAACCGACCATTGTCGTCTTCTGGGGCGATCACTTGCCGATCCTCGGGGACAATAAAGCATTATATAAAGAAACGCATTTCGCTGAGGGAAAGTCAAAAGCGGAAGAGGACGTCATGTACTCCAAGACTCCGATGTTCATGTATGCGAATTTTCCAATCGAACAAAAGGATCTGGGGACGGTGAGTCCTGTATTCTTCCCATCCATGGTGCTTCAATATGCAGGGCTGGAGGTATCCCCTTTCTACTCGTTCTTATCGGAAGTGCACAGTGAGTTTAACGGAATCAAATCAAATGTGAAGCTCGATGACGAGAATCAGATCATTACTGATTTAACGGATAAACAAAAGCAGCTGCTCAATCAATACCGTCTGCTGGAATATGATTTATTAGCAGGAAAACAGTATACGGAATCTCTCTTGTATAACGGAAACCCGTAG
- a CDS encoding dicarboxylate/amino acid:cation symporter yields MKKIWQGYLEASLIKKITIALTAGIVVGLIFGEDAAVLAPLGDLLMRLLKFVILPLILFTLIIGVNQTSISSLGRMGGKVFLYYLITSAAAMIAGILIASIFNPGSGTSLTGNESFETPENPGVVQVLLNIVPDNIITAFTEMNLLGIIFTAIVFGIAISFLRASDSYKEIGEQVYQVASGLNEATLVVMKGILQYVPIGIFAIIAKVVGNQGTETLLSLGKFILVLYAALHVQLVLYILFLTLAKIRPASFFSKARTPMLTAFVTQSSSGTLPLTLDAARGLGLKKSLYGFSLPLGATINMDGAAIRIAVSAVFAANVINDPLSFTAILQIVIVGTLASVGTAGVPGAGIIMIATVFSQVGLPMEAVALLTAVDVLVGMGCTALNVTGDLVGTSIINRTEKSSKFTASSET; encoded by the coding sequence ATGAAAAAAATTTGGCAAGGTTATTTAGAAGCGTCTCTGATTAAAAAGATCACCATTGCCTTAACCGCCGGTATAGTCGTCGGGTTGATTTTCGGTGAGGACGCAGCTGTATTAGCACCTTTGGGAGATTTATTGATGCGGTTATTAAAGTTTGTGATTCTCCCGCTCATTCTGTTCACCTTGATCATCGGCGTCAACCAGACGAGTATTAGCAGTCTCGGACGGATGGGAGGAAAAGTCTTTCTCTATTATCTCATCACGTCAGCAGCAGCTATGATCGCCGGAATACTCATAGCAAGCATTTTCAACCCTGGGTCAGGTACTTCTTTAACCGGAAACGAAAGCTTCGAAACACCCGAGAATCCTGGAGTTGTTCAGGTCTTATTAAATATTGTCCCTGATAATATCATAACAGCCTTTACGGAAATGAATCTTCTCGGAATTATTTTTACTGCAATTGTATTCGGGATTGCGATTTCCTTTTTAAGAGCTTCTGATTCGTATAAAGAGATCGGGGAGCAGGTTTATCAAGTAGCAAGCGGCCTGAATGAAGCTACACTCGTTGTCATGAAAGGGATTCTTCAGTATGTACCGATTGGGATTTTTGCTATTATTGCTAAAGTTGTCGGCAATCAAGGCACAGAGACTCTATTATCTCTGGGAAAATTTATTCTCGTATTGTACGCGGCGCTTCACGTCCAGCTTGTGCTCTATATTCTATTTCTTACTTTGGCAAAAATCCGCCCAGCGTCGTTTTTCTCAAAAGCCCGCACACCAATGCTGACAGCTTTTGTAACGCAAAGCAGTTCAGGTACGCTGCCGCTGACCTTAGATGCTGCAAGAGGACTCGGTCTCAAAAAAAGCCTATACGGATTCAGCCTCCCGCTCGGAGCCACGATTAATATGGATGGTGCGGCAATTCGGATTGCGGTGTCTGCTGTTTTTGCAGCCAACGTTATTAATGATCCGTTAAGTTTTACCGCAATCCTGCAAATTGTGATTGTCGGAACGCTTGCCTCTGTTGGAACCGCAGGAGTTCCTGGAGCGGGTATTATCATGATTGCAACGGTCTTTTCACAGGTGGGACTGCCCATGGAAGCTGTTGCTCTTTTAACAGCTGTCGATGTGCTTGTCGGTATGGGCTGTACGGCTCTAAATGTCACCGGTGATCTCGTCGGAACTTCGATCATTAATCGCACGGAGAAGTCTTCTAAGTTCACTGCTTCCTCAGAAACGTAA
- a CDS encoding cation:proton antiporter — MSASQVVLLLSIGYIIFTIDKKQKNLPVPVLLLLTGMILSFVPYFATIQVSETVIYDVFLPGLLFTSAYTYSPQALRKYAGIIGVLSTVGLISTALLLGLLMYVVAGWFFPISLAGAFLAASILTPTDPVSVVSILKQSSNDPSVADVVDGESMINDGTSVVLFGVLAGMYVNSQSFHIWSFFGEFLYVSIGGIVLGLGIGWLCSRAVHITHHKQYQVMLSIVTAYGIFHLAEHLGFSGVLATVTAGIMISWEFDHMNKEDHYREALAGFWDVVEPSLLSLVFLLIGIEATKYLTSISWILAIVIFMGSVVVRFMVVAASMQLFSGWREFIDWKRASLISWAGIRGTMSVFLLLSLHAQLLGKGDQLLSISFAVVVLSLVLQSIGIYPLARKMVK, encoded by the coding sequence GTGTCTGCTTCCCAGGTTGTCCTGTTGCTAAGTATCGGTTATATCATATTTACCATTGATAAAAAGCAAAAAAACCTTCCCGTTCCTGTTCTCCTCCTGTTGACGGGGATGATCTTATCTTTTGTTCCTTATTTTGCAACTATTCAAGTATCTGAAACGGTGATTTATGATGTGTTTCTTCCGGGTTTGTTATTTACGTCAGCCTATACATATTCTCCTCAGGCGCTGCGCAAGTATGCCGGTATTATTGGTGTGCTCAGCACCGTCGGTTTAATCTCGACAGCTTTATTGCTGGGATTGCTTATGTATGTAGTCGCTGGCTGGTTTTTTCCTATTTCCTTGGCCGGTGCTTTTCTCGCTGCTTCCATTCTGACTCCGACGGACCCTGTCTCTGTAGTCTCAATTCTGAAGCAGTCATCAAATGACCCGAGTGTCGCTGATGTTGTGGATGGGGAGTCGATGATTAATGATGGAACGAGTGTCGTGTTATTCGGGGTGCTTGCAGGCATGTATGTCAACAGTCAATCTTTTCATATATGGTCCTTCTTTGGCGAATTTCTTTATGTATCTATTGGAGGGATCGTTCTCGGACTGGGGATAGGCTGGCTTTGCAGCCGGGCCGTTCATATTACGCATCACAAACAGTATCAGGTCATGCTCAGTATTGTCACTGCCTATGGGATCTTTCATCTGGCAGAACATCTCGGCTTTTCCGGAGTACTGGCTACGGTAACAGCCGGGATCATGATTTCCTGGGAGTTTGACCACATGAATAAAGAAGATCATTACAGGGAGGCCCTGGCTGGGTTCTGGGATGTTGTGGAACCATCGCTGCTCTCGCTTGTGTTTTTATTAATTGGAATTGAAGCTACGAAATACTTAACGTCGATTTCCTGGATCCTTGCCATTGTCATATTTATGGGCTCCGTTGTAGTAAGGTTTATGGTGGTTGCTGCTTCCATGCAATTATTCAGCGGATGGCGGGAATTTATTGATTGGAAACGGGCTTCGCTTATTTCGTGGGCGGGTATACGGGGAACGATGTCTGTGTTCCTTTTGTTAAGCCTTCACGCCCAGCTCCTTGGAAAAGGGGATCAACTATTGTCTATCAGTTTCGCGGTAGTCGTGCTGTCATTAGTCCTGCAGAGCATCGGGATTTATCCTTTAGCTAGAAAAATGGTGAAATAA
- a CDS encoding DHA2 family efflux MFS transporter permease subunit, with product MAEEQAQQQEAINRVPLMIVLISGAFVAILNQTLLATALPKIMADLQLDANTAQWLQSIFMLVNGIMIPITAFLIERFTTRRLFMTAVGLFAVGTLICALAPNFIVLLLGRILQASGAGIILPLMQTILFLVFPIEKRGAAMGMFGLVIAFAPAIGPTLSGYLVEHFPWRSLFYIILPIAILDMFLAYFILKNVTKQTFPRVDTLSIILSTFGFGGLLYGFSVAGNGGWGHPEVIISLIVGAIALTLFILRQLKLEKPILEFRIFKYKIFTLTTALGMVTFIAMIGGAVILPILMQNMLGFTAFESGLMLLPGALLMGIMNPITGRLFDKFGAKWLAVIGLALLAFSTYMFTDITPETTFTYLAVVNAVRMFGIAMVMMPVTTAGLNQLPQHLMPHGTAMNNTMRQVSGAVGTALLVSIMTNQAHPSEGVTGLIHGVNVSFIAATLIALVGVILAFFIKHSQPEKEYGV from the coding sequence ATGGCGGAAGAACAAGCACAGCAGCAGGAAGCCATCAACCGGGTACCGTTGATGATTGTATTAATTTCTGGTGCATTCGTTGCAATCTTAAACCAAACATTGCTTGCTACTGCGCTGCCGAAAATCATGGCTGACCTTCAGCTTGATGCAAATACGGCCCAGTGGCTGCAGTCGATTTTTATGCTAGTAAATGGCATCATGATCCCTATTACTGCTTTTTTAATTGAACGATTTACAACACGGAGACTGTTTATGACGGCCGTAGGACTGTTTGCAGTTGGAACTCTCATCTGTGCGCTCGCACCAAACTTTATTGTCCTTTTATTAGGAAGAATTCTGCAGGCATCAGGAGCGGGAATTATCCTTCCGCTTATGCAGACCATACTGTTTCTTGTCTTCCCGATTGAAAAGCGAGGGGCAGCGATGGGAATGTTCGGGTTAGTAATTGCCTTTGCTCCAGCTATCGGGCCCACACTGTCAGGATACTTAGTCGAGCATTTTCCTTGGAGAAGTTTATTCTATATTATTTTACCGATCGCTATCTTAGATATGTTCCTTGCTTACTTTATCTTAAAGAACGTAACCAAACAGACGTTTCCTCGCGTGGATACACTGTCAATTATTTTATCGACCTTCGGCTTCGGAGGATTGCTTTACGGATTTAGTGTAGCTGGTAATGGAGGCTGGGGACACCCTGAGGTCATTATTTCGCTCATCGTTGGAGCGATAGCCCTGACGCTGTTTATCCTGCGCCAATTGAAACTTGAAAAACCCATTCTTGAATTCCGGATTTTCAAGTATAAGATTTTCACGTTAACGACGGCCCTGGGCATGGTGACCTTTATTGCGATGATTGGCGGAGCGGTTATCCTGCCGATCCTTATGCAGAACATGCTTGGATTCACAGCATTCGAATCAGGCTTAATGCTGCTTCCAGGCGCCTTGCTCATGGGAATTATGAACCCGATTACCGGGCGGCTGTTTGACAAGTTTGGCGCAAAGTGGCTGGCGGTTATCGGACTTGCGCTGCTTGCCTTTTCCACCTATATGTTCACAGACATTACTCCCGAGACCACATTCACGTACCTCGCTGTGGTGAATGCAGTAAGAATGTTCGGGATAGCTATGGTGATGATGCCTGTAACTACAGCAGGGTTAAATCAGCTGCCACAGCATTTAATGCCGCACGGAACAGCAATGAACAATACGATGAGACAGGTTTCCGGCGCCGTTGGTACCGCTCTGCTCGTCTCCATTATGACGAATCAGGCGCATCCATCGGAAGGAGTCACCGGTCTGATACACGGCGTGAACGTTTCCTTTATCGCTGCGACGCTTATCGCCCTTGTCGGTGTCATCTTAGCCTTTTTCATTAAGCATTCCCAGCCGGAAAAAGAATACGGTGTATAG
- a CDS encoding GNAT family N-acetyltransferase: MLAFKTLNEVPLKEAAEIWNLCFEGYSMNVSVTTEGLIQRFTADGLSVELSFIAYKDHKPAGIVLNGIREQQGKMRAWNGGTGIPVSYRGKGLGRELIEHALQLYQERDVTTASLEALSDNGRAIKLYEKMGYKKIETLLFLQQEGTLQTAANQQGFQLETSIASQAQYLKFSPKRVPWQCQWPSLRLDGELAVVKKEGEVLAYLLYKRRYDEEGRLKTILLFQTGGEEQHPAYREALEFGLGRIFQPRIHCKRMTFNFPESSCTAVKLLKGRGFETSMRQVYMEKKL, translated from the coding sequence ATGCTTGCATTCAAAACGCTCAATGAGGTGCCCCTTAAAGAAGCGGCTGAGATTTGGAATTTATGTTTTGAAGGGTATTCCATGAATGTTTCTGTCACTACTGAAGGGCTGATTCAACGGTTCACAGCTGATGGGCTGTCTGTTGAACTTTCTTTTATTGCTTACAAGGATCACAAGCCGGCCGGCATCGTGCTGAACGGAATCCGGGAGCAGCAGGGGAAAATGCGCGCCTGGAATGGAGGGACAGGCATCCCTGTTTCCTATCGGGGGAAAGGCTTAGGCAGGGAGCTGATTGAACATGCCTTGCAGCTTTATCAAGAGCGCGATGTAACCACAGCCAGTCTGGAAGCGCTCAGCGATAACGGGAGAGCGATTAAGCTCTATGAAAAAATGGGTTATAAAAAGATAGAGACTCTGCTTTTTTTACAGCAGGAAGGTACACTTCAAACAGCTGCAAACCAGCAGGGTTTCCAGTTAGAGACGTCCATCGCTTCACAAGCTCAGTACCTAAAGTTTTCTCCTAAGCGTGTGCCGTGGCAATGTCAATGGCCGTCGCTCCGTCTGGACGGTGAGCTTGCCGTCGTGAAGAAGGAAGGAGAAGTGCTTGCTTATCTGTTATATAAACGGCGCTATGACGAAGAGGGCAGGTTGAAAACGATTCTTTTGTTTCAAACAGGCGGGGAGGAGCAGCATCCAGCCTATCGAGAAGCTCTGGAGTTTGGACTAGGGCGGATCTTTCAGCCGCGCATCCATTGCAAGCGGATGACGTTTAATTTTCCTGAATCCAGCTGTACCGCTGTAAAGCTCTTGAAAGGTCGAGGATTTGAAACGAGCATGCGACAGGTTTATATGGAGAAAAAACTGTAA
- a CDS encoding sodium:solute symporter family protein yields the protein MTTVGYWFIGFALVYTVYLIFISQVARKKAADGNGYFVGGRSFNTLFVTVCITGLFSGSSYIAIIELSYLHGVSAVWYGVAETVQVLIIALVLIAPFRKKALVTISGLLGDRYGEKVRGLAGAITAFTFPMWSVATALAFASALSVFTGISLVWSVVLTATLLFAYLQFGGMWSVGLTQLSNVVIFFIMLAIGTYAFFVNPGVDGLKELFQEKPQYAHVGSVGMQTILAWFGTFLFNVILAQAAFQMALSCKTAKQGRNGLLYASLLGIPLIAGAVLFGLAAAQAVPGETRGLIAVPMYLMDTLPAPLVGLFFLGFWAAALSWGAPCQFSGATSLGRDVGKAINPKATEQQLVKYTKWSLLLLTLLMIGFAMLRAEQSAWWNVLAWVTRNSATFAPVVAAIFWPVVTKRAAFVSLFTGSAAGLLWYHLGGWAINGFYLNIHPVWIGMIANIVTIVFISLLDSSNEWKWKGSVKHLGTYALAGAVVLILLTAGFFHELYRSGLLGLVLTLIVSGLFIACMSFTKPANHTQEEYSKIV from the coding sequence ATGACGACGGTTGGTTATTGGTTTATCGGGTTTGCTCTTGTTTATACCGTTTATTTAATTTTTATCAGCCAGGTCGCAAGGAAAAAAGCCGCCGATGGAAATGGCTATTTTGTAGGCGGCCGCAGCTTTAATACGCTGTTTGTTACCGTTTGTATCACGGGATTGTTTTCGGGTTCCTCTTATATTGCCATTATTGAATTGAGTTATCTTCACGGAGTCTCAGCTGTGTGGTACGGGGTTGCAGAAACCGTGCAGGTCCTGATTATCGCTTTAGTATTGATTGCACCTTTCAGGAAAAAAGCACTTGTCACGATTTCCGGTCTGCTCGGAGACCGGTACGGAGAAAAAGTCCGCGGCTTAGCCGGTGCCATTACGGCATTCACTTTTCCGATGTGGTCGGTCGCTACCGCATTAGCTTTTGCTTCAGCGCTCTCGGTTTTTACAGGCATTTCTCTTGTATGGTCTGTCGTGCTCACTGCGACTTTGTTATTTGCATATTTACAGTTCGGCGGCATGTGGTCCGTTGGATTGACGCAATTAAGCAATGTCGTGATCTTTTTCATCATGCTTGCCATCGGCACCTACGCTTTCTTTGTAAATCCAGGGGTCGACGGACTGAAGGAATTGTTTCAGGAAAAACCTCAGTATGCCCATGTCGGCAGTGTCGGAATGCAAACCATCCTTGCTTGGTTTGGCACGTTTTTATTCAATGTCATCCTTGCCCAGGCCGCCTTCCAAATGGCACTTTCCTGCAAAACGGCTAAACAGGGACGTAACGGTCTGCTTTATGCTTCTCTGTTAGGTATTCCTTTAATTGCCGGCGCGGTTTTATTCGGGCTTGCTGCAGCCCAAGCTGTCCCTGGAGAAACACGTGGGTTGATCGCCGTTCCTATGTACTTGATGGATACACTTCCCGCCCCGCTTGTTGGATTGTTTTTCCTCGGTTTCTGGGCAGCAGCGCTCAGCTGGGGGGCTCCGTGTCAGTTTTCCGGAGCAACCAGTCTTGGCCGGGACGTCGGGAAGGCAATCAACCCGAAAGCAACTGAACAGCAGCTGGTCAAGTACACGAAATGGTCCCTGCTGTTATTAACTCTGCTTATGATCGGATTTGCTATGCTGCGTGCAGAACAATCGGCATGGTGGAATGTGCTTGCCTGGGTGACGCGGAACTCTGCCACCTTCGCTCCAGTTGTTGCAGCTATTTTTTGGCCGGTCGTAACGAAGCGGGCCGCTTTTGTTTCCTTATTTACCGGCTCTGCCGCCGGCCTTCTCTGGTACCACCTTGGCGGCTGGGCGATTAATGGCTTTTATTTGAACATCCATCCGGTGTGGATCGGAATGATCGCCAACATCGTGACCATTGTTTTCATCAGCCTGCTTGATTCTTCTAACGAATGGAAATGGAAAGGATCCGTCAAGCATCTGGGCACGTATGCTTTAGCTGGAGCAGTCGTTTTAATCCTTCTCACCGCGGGTTTCTTTCACGAATTATACCGTTCGGGTTTACTCGGACTTGTGTTAACACTGATTGTATCCGGTTTGTTCATTGCCTGCATGAGTTTTACTAAACCGGCAAATCACACGCAAGAAGAATATTCAAAAATCGTTTAA
- a CDS encoding substrate-binding domain-containing protein, whose product MAKRVTMQDIADELNISKNSVSQALTGKPGVSDATRKQVYKTADKLGYNYVPKGSQANDAESAVSGNIGLIASEFAFSMKSFFGEIYLTVEEEAQKQTKNLLLQSINKKSEESLSLPSFLKDRSVDGVLILSHLNNDYIQEVINTGVPTVLVDHHHPNIEADAILTNNRFGAYRAAQHLLELGHKNIGYVGNVDFSPSYQERLEGFLLALKDYNVPVNEEFLFKDAREEDDVINRFIEQLPKQPTAWFCVNDGLGYLVNSGLKQLGIHVPDDVSICSFDNGQLSQLSTPRITSMDIDLKLFGRTAVNRLIWRMANKDEPCQEILLPAKLVPGESTSKAVSTAPSKVAD is encoded by the coding sequence ATGGCAAAAAGAGTGACCATGCAGGATATTGCCGATGAGCTGAATATATCGAAGAACTCTGTATCCCAGGCATTAACCGGAAAACCCGGAGTCAGTGATGCTACAAGAAAACAAGTTTACAAAACCGCCGATAAGCTGGGATACAACTACGTCCCGAAAGGCTCTCAGGCAAACGACGCGGAGTCTGCTGTATCAGGAAATATTGGATTGATTGCTTCTGAATTTGCTTTCTCCATGAAAAGCTTTTTTGGTGAAATCTATTTGACGGTTGAAGAAGAAGCCCAGAAACAAACGAAAAACTTATTATTACAGTCCATTAATAAAAAGTCCGAAGAAAGCTTATCGCTGCCATCCTTTTTAAAAGATCGTTCGGTTGATGGCGTATTGATTCTCTCCCATTTAAACAATGATTATATTCAGGAAGTCATTAATACAGGTGTACCGACTGTTCTAGTCGATCACCATCACCCTAATATTGAAGCTGATGCCATTCTTACCAATAACCGCTTCGGGGCATACAGAGCCGCCCAGCACTTATTAGAGCTTGGCCATAAGAATATCGGCTATGTAGGAAACGTAGATTTTTCTCCGAGCTACCAGGAGCGTCTGGAAGGGTTTCTCCTCGCATTGAAGGATTACAACGTTCCTGTAAACGAGGAATTTTTGTTTAAAGATGCCCGTGAAGAAGATGACGTCATTAACCGCTTTATCGAACAGCTCCCCAAACAGCCCACGGCCTGGTTTTGCGTCAACGACGGCCTTGGTTATCTAGTCAATTCCGGATTAAAGCAGCTCGGGATTCATGTGCCTGATGATGTTTCTATTTGCAGTTTCGATAACGGCCAGCTCTCGCAGCTTTCTACACCAAGAATTACTTCGATGGATATTGACCTTAAACTGTTTGGACGGACCGCCGTTAACCGATTGATCTGGCGGATGGCAAACAAGGACGAACCGTGTCAGGAAATTCTCCTCCCAGCAAAGCTGGTGCCGGGAGAATCAACCAGCAAAGCCGTAAGCACTGCTCCGTCCAAAGTAGCAGACTAA